In Phaseolus vulgaris cultivar G19833 chromosome 10, P. vulgaris v2.0, whole genome shotgun sequence, a single genomic region encodes these proteins:
- the LOC137817942 gene encoding uncharacterized protein, producing the protein MSEFKMPFAEGVSINRPPIFGCVNYAFWKIRMKIFMESIDMGIWDAVVSGPFIPMQVVKDEIVKKPWSDWSESERKKAQYDSIAKNIITSALNMDEFFRVSQCNSAKDMWKVLEVTHEGTDDVKRSRKHSLIQEYELFRMQSKESIADVQKRFTHIVNHLTGLGKVFDKEELNIKVLKCLDRSCQPKVTTISESRDLSKMSIAALFGKLIEHELELKRLKEQEIVEKRAKGIALKTSMEQDTSEEEKNYEHDETLSLLTRKFSRFLKRKNRDWTQQRKRYSKSNDSNSSGYTCFGCGKPGHIKVDCPNNQKQRKISKQEE; encoded by the coding sequence atgtctgagtttaaaatgccttttgctgagggtgtgtctattaatagacctcctatttTTGGTTGTGTGAattatgctttctggaaaattagaatgaagaTCTTCatggagtctattgacatgggtatttgggatgcagtggttagtggaccttttatacctatgcaggttgttaAAGATGAAATAgtgaagaagccttggtctgattggagtgaaagtgaaaggaaaaaggctcaatatgactctatagccaagaacatcatcacctctgcaTTGAATATGGATGAATTCTTTAGAGTGTCCCAATGCAACTCAGCTAAAGATATGTGGAAAGTACTGGAGGTAACACATGAGGGCACAGATGATGTGAAACGTTCGAGGAAGCATTCACTCATTCAAGAATATGAGTTGTTTAGGATGCAATCAAAAGAAAgcattgcagatgtgcagaaacggtTTACACATATTGTGAATCATCTCACTGGTCTTGGTaaggtctttgacaaggaagagctcaacataaaggtgctgaaatgccttgataggagttgtcagcctaaggtaacaacaatctctgaatccagagatttatccaagatgtctaTTGCTGCACTCTTTGGAAAATTGATAGAACATGAGCTAGAActcaaaagattgaaagaacaagaaatagtGGAGAAAAGAGCCAAAGGAATTGCCTTAAAGACTTCCATGGAACaggatacaagtgaggaagagaagaattatgaacatgatgagaccttgagtctgctcaccagaaaattcagcaggttCCTTAAAAGGAAGAACCGAGACTGGactcaacaaagaaaaaggtaCTCTAAATCCAATGACTCAAATTCTTCTggttatacttgctttggttgtggcaaaccaggtcatataaaggttgattgcccaaacaatcaaaaacaaagaaaaatcagcaagcaagaagagtga
- the LOC137817943 gene encoding secreted RxLR effector protein 161-like: MNLPSRYQSDPKESHYNAAKRILKYLQGTKDVGLWYPNNVSLNLTGFSDSDFADCKVDRKSTCGTCHMLGSSLISWHCKKQACVAFSTAEAEYIAVGSCCAQTLWLRKQLSDFGIFLNKIPINCDNTSVINLSKNPVMHSRTKHIELDIIS, encoded by the coding sequence atgaatttgccatcaagatatcaatctgatccaaaggaatcacattACAATGCAGCTAAGAGGATTCTGAAATACTTGCAAGGGACTAAAGATGTTGGACTATGGTATCCAAACAATGTTTCCTTAAACTTgactggtttttcagattctgactttgcagattgcaaggttgataggaagagcacatgtgggacttgtcacatgctagGGTCAAGTCTAATCTCgtggcattgcaagaaacaagccTGTGTTGCATTTTCtacagcagaagcagaatacatagcagttggaagttgttgtgctcaaacatTATGGCTAAGGAAACAGCTAAGTGACTTTGGGATTTTcttaaacaagatacctataaattgtgataacacTAGTGTTATAAATCtatctaagaatcctgtcatgcattcaagaactaaacatattgaattAGACATCATTTCCTAA